From the genome of Streptomyces sp. V1I1, one region includes:
- a CDS encoding MarR family winged helix-turn-helix transcriptional regulator codes for MSGRRSIIETEKAVQAKLGDFRLQREQMAAVANIHRAAAAVRQHLENSVLRPAELTWTGFVVLWVLWIWGETETRHVAEEAGITKGTLTGVARTLESRGLVSRAPYPEDGRRVLLALTQEGEALMERLFPAFNEEEAFVASRLSAEECLRLADGLRAIVAQLEERGEERRQELLGGAEPAPRRSGRRPRA; via the coding sequence GTGTCCGGCCGCCGATCCATCATCGAGACCGAGAAGGCCGTCCAGGCGAAGCTCGGCGACTTCCGGCTGCAGCGGGAACAGATGGCGGCCGTCGCCAACATCCACCGTGCGGCAGCCGCCGTCCGGCAGCACCTGGAGAACTCGGTGCTGCGCCCCGCCGAGCTGACCTGGACGGGCTTCGTGGTGCTGTGGGTGCTGTGGATCTGGGGCGAGACGGAGACCCGCCATGTGGCCGAGGAGGCGGGAATCACCAAAGGCACCCTCACCGGCGTCGCCCGGACCCTGGAGTCGAGGGGCCTGGTTTCTCGAGCGCCCTATCCCGAGGACGGCCGACGGGTGCTGCTCGCGCTGACCCAGGAAGGGGAGGCACTCATGGAGAGGCTCTTCCCGGCGTTCAATGAGGAGGAGGCCTTCGTGGCCTCGCGGCTCAGTGCCGAGGAGTGCCTGCGACTCGCGGACGGGCTGCGGGCCATCGTCGCCCAGCTCGAGGAGCGCGGGGAGGAGCGGCGCCAGGAGTTGCTGGGCGGGGCGGAGCCCGCGCCGAGGCGCTCTGGCCGGCGGCCTCGGGCCTGA
- a CDS encoding glutamine synthetase family protein, translated as MSTDQSGQIQQKIEALAAQGIDVVRIVYPDLMGSDRGRDILLHHLPNATGHGLAFCRAIYHTGALGDHSDIPGGLDAGMPDIAVRPDLSTLVPLPWEPGVAWCIGDARDPETGLPAPESPRDLLRRVTGQLAESGLTAVIGPELEYVLLDPAPDSPTGWRRYAATPGNVYTVGRKGDPDGHLLRTLRHLHDLGIGVSGGNREYDSGQFEINLDHSEALDAADRAFRFKAAVKELARAEGRLATFMAKPLNDGGGSGFHLHISVVDPEGRNVFDAPGQPFGLSDTARHAIAGLLAHAPALAALFNPTINSYKRFGPDTTAPWLIDWGLDHRGAMVRIPPERGSAARLEMRLGDATANPYLAIAGLVAAVQLGIRSGAEPPAPTGGYGYDPTGAPKLPTSLGEALDALEGDHELTEVLGKPFVDAFLIFKRDELARFGRHVTDWEFREYAQLL; from the coding sequence GTGAGCACTGATCAGTCCGGACAGATCCAGCAGAAGATCGAGGCGCTCGCCGCCCAGGGCATTGACGTCGTGCGCATCGTCTACCCCGACCTCATGGGTTCCGACCGCGGCCGGGACATCCTGCTCCACCACCTGCCCAATGCGACCGGCCACGGCCTGGCCTTCTGCCGCGCGATCTACCACACCGGCGCTCTGGGCGACCACTCCGACATCCCTGGCGGGCTGGACGCCGGAATGCCCGACATCGCCGTACGACCCGACCTGAGCACCCTTGTCCCACTCCCCTGGGAACCCGGGGTGGCCTGGTGCATCGGCGACGCCCGCGACCCCGAGACCGGCCTGCCCGCCCCGGAATCACCCCGCGACCTGTTGCGCCGGGTCACCGGACAGCTGGCCGAGAGCGGGCTCACGGCTGTCATCGGCCCCGAGCTGGAATACGTCTTGCTCGACCCCGCCCCGGACTCCCCCACCGGCTGGCGCCGCTACGCCGCCACCCCCGGCAATGTCTACACCGTCGGGCGCAAGGGCGACCCGGACGGACACCTGTTGCGGACGCTGCGCCACCTGCACGACCTCGGCATCGGCGTCAGCGGCGGCAACCGGGAGTACGACAGCGGGCAGTTCGAGATCAACCTCGACCACTCCGAGGCCCTGGACGCCGCCGACCGGGCCTTCCGCTTCAAGGCCGCTGTCAAGGAACTCGCCCGCGCCGAGGGCCGGTTGGCGACCTTCATGGCGAAACCCCTCAATGACGGGGGCGGTTCCGGCTTCCATCTGCACATCTCCGTGGTCGACCCGGAAGGACGCAACGTCTTCGACGCGCCCGGACAGCCCTTCGGACTGTCCGACACAGCCCGCCACGCCATCGCCGGTCTGCTCGCCCACGCCCCCGCACTCGCAGCACTGTTCAACCCCACGATCAACTCCTACAAGCGCTTCGGCCCCGACACCACTGCGCCCTGGCTGATCGACTGGGGACTGGACCACCGCGGTGCCATGGTGCGGATCCCGCCCGAGCGCGGCAGCGCCGCCCGCCTGGAAATGCGCCTCGGCGACGCCACCGCCAACCCCTACCTCGCCATCGCCGGCCTGGTCGCCGCCGTCCAGCTGGGCATCCGGTCCGGGGCCGAGCCACCCGCCCCGACCGGCGGCTACGGCTACGATCCGACCGGCGCCCCCAAGCTGCCGACAAGTCTCGGCGAAGCCCTCGACGCTCTCGAAGGCGACCACGAACTCACCGAAGTGCTTGGCAAACCCTTTGTCGACGCCTTCCTGATCTTCAAGCGCGACGAGCTGGCCCGCTTTGGGCGGCATGTCACCGACTGGGAGTTCCGCGAGTACGCCCAGCTGCTCTGA
- a CDS encoding SpoIIE family protein phosphatase, with protein MHDPVFHDASGVLSEPDDDAYAVLDVHGVLLSWSPGAERLLGYTAQEVQGWRGTDLLHNRSDAAGLVARCGLDEVIQLGQAVLRHRRGHGVVVALQARPLESTPGDRQWLIRVTDAEATRRQELGDALLRGLFTESPFLIDVFDRQLRFVAQNDAQRRTTGFVATEFTGRTMSEVAPPGLLDMAALEARQRQVLESGEAQIQTEVRGRTPDDPDREHVWSESILPLRSRSGEVIALAHAVADTTERARARERLALVNDASTRIGSTLDVLRTAQELVDVAVPQFADHAYVNLLDPVFGGEDPVAEPVGEAVPLRRAASSPPAGASADPVVATGDVDPFASGVGSLFAGAMTSGEPLLLTGEQLATELAPVDPRRAALIHEHGVHSWLLVPMSARGAVLGAVVFIRCRRAHGFETDDVLLSEEIVARAAVCIDNARRYTRERATALALQRSLLPQRMPVVGAVEAVSRYLPASGHTVPGGAWFDVIPLSGARVALVVGDVKGHGLHSAVTMGRLRTAVRTLADLDLSPAEVLTHLDDQVSRFQDEHVEGLTGKAAGTTCVFAVFDPISRLCVVARAGHPPPALATADGKVEVLDLPGGPPLGLGGAPFESGEITLTDRDLLVLYSDGLVKSRDQSIDVGIGRLREALSDAQLAPLAGLSRPGHGLDDVCDTVIGRLMPYRPNDDVALLAVRVRELDPDHHVTWELPPEPEVVGRARTLAARKLADWGLEELEFTTELVVSELVTNAIHYGTPPIRLRLIRDRNLVCEVSDGSSTSPHVRRALDTDEGGRGLFMVAQVAQLWGTRHHDRGKTIWAEQPFPDGDRAFTTDLRDSPV; from the coding sequence ATGCACGACCCCGTATTCCACGACGCTTCCGGCGTGCTGTCGGAACCAGACGACGATGCCTATGCCGTCCTGGATGTGCATGGTGTGCTGCTGAGCTGGAGCCCGGGGGCGGAGCGCCTGCTCGGCTACACGGCCCAGGAGGTCCAGGGGTGGCGTGGGACTGATCTGCTGCACAACCGCTCGGACGCCGCCGGACTCGTAGCACGGTGTGGGCTGGATGAAGTCATCCAGCTGGGGCAGGCGGTCCTGCGGCACCGGCGCGGGCACGGAGTCGTGGTCGCGTTGCAGGCACGTCCCCTGGAGTCCACACCCGGTGACCGGCAGTGGCTGATCCGGGTGACGGATGCCGAGGCAACGAGACGGCAGGAACTCGGCGACGCGCTCCTGAGGGGACTGTTCACCGAATCGCCCTTCCTCATCGATGTCTTCGACAGGCAGTTGCGCTTCGTGGCGCAGAACGATGCGCAGCGTCGCACCACGGGATTCGTGGCCACAGAGTTCACCGGGCGCACGATGTCCGAGGTGGCGCCTCCCGGGCTGCTGGACATGGCGGCACTCGAGGCCCGGCAGCGGCAGGTTCTGGAGAGCGGTGAGGCTCAGATCCAGACGGAGGTGCGTGGCCGCACACCCGACGACCCCGACCGTGAGCACGTCTGGTCCGAGTCCATCCTTCCGCTCCGGAGCCGGTCCGGGGAGGTGATCGCGCTGGCGCACGCGGTGGCCGATACGACGGAACGGGCCAGGGCACGGGAGCGGTTGGCGCTGGTGAACGATGCGAGTACGCGCATCGGCAGCACCCTGGACGTGCTGCGGACCGCGCAGGAACTCGTTGATGTGGCCGTCCCGCAGTTCGCCGACCACGCCTACGTCAACCTGCTGGACCCGGTCTTCGGCGGCGAAGACCCGGTGGCCGAACCCGTCGGCGAGGCCGTGCCGCTGCGCCGTGCGGCGAGCTCCCCACCCGCCGGGGCGTCGGCGGACCCGGTGGTCGCGACCGGCGATGTCGACCCTTTCGCTTCGGGAGTGGGATCCCTGTTCGCCGGAGCCATGACGAGCGGCGAGCCCCTCCTGCTGACAGGGGAGCAACTGGCCACCGAGCTCGCTCCGGTCGATCCCCGGCGTGCCGCGCTGATCCATGAACACGGAGTCCACTCGTGGCTGCTGGTGCCGATGTCCGCACGCGGTGCCGTACTCGGCGCGGTGGTCTTCATCCGCTGCAGGCGCGCCCACGGGTTCGAGACGGACGATGTTCTGCTGTCCGAGGAAATCGTGGCGCGTGCTGCCGTCTGCATCGACAACGCACGCCGGTACACCCGGGAGCGGGCGACGGCTTTGGCGCTCCAACGCAGCCTGCTGCCCCAGCGTATGCCGGTGGTCGGCGCCGTGGAGGCGGTGTCCCGCTACCTGCCGGCGAGTGGCCATACGGTGCCGGGGGGTGCCTGGTTCGACGTGATCCCGCTGTCGGGCGCGCGGGTAGCGCTGGTGGTAGGGGATGTGAAGGGGCACGGCCTGCACTCGGCGGTAACCATGGGGCGGTTGCGTACCGCGGTACGGACGCTCGCGGACCTCGATCTGTCGCCCGCGGAGGTGCTTACGCATCTCGACGACCAGGTCAGCCGGTTCCAGGACGAGCACGTCGAGGGGCTTACGGGCAAGGCCGCCGGCACGACGTGTGTGTTCGCGGTCTTCGATCCGATCTCACGGCTGTGCGTGGTGGCACGGGCGGGTCATCCGCCGCCCGCTCTGGCGACGGCTGACGGCAAGGTCGAGGTTCTCGATCTGCCCGGCGGACCTCCTCTCGGGCTCGGCGGAGCTCCGTTCGAGAGCGGCGAGATAACTCTGACCGACAGGGATCTGCTCGTGCTGTACTCCGACGGTCTGGTGAAGTCGCGGGACCAGAGCATCGATGTGGGTATCGGACGACTGCGCGAGGCATTGTCCGACGCCCAACTCGCCCCGCTTGCCGGTCTGTCCCGTCCCGGACACGGGCTCGATGATGTCTGCGACACGGTGATCGGCCGACTGATGCCGTACCGCCCGAACGACGACGTGGCACTCCTGGCGGTACGTGTACGCGAACTGGATCCGGACCATCACGTCACCTGGGAACTGCCGCCCGAACCCGAGGTCGTGGGCCGGGCCCGCACGCTCGCGGCCCGCAAGCTGGCCGACTGGGGCCTGGAGGAGCTGGAGTTCACCACAGAACTGGTGGTCAGCGAACTGGTCACCAACGCCATCCACTACGGAACTCCGCCGATCCGGTTGCGGCTGATCCGCGACCGCAACCTGGTCTGCGAGGTCTCCGACGGCAGCAGCACCTCCCCCCACGTCCGGCGCGCGCTGGACACCGACGAAGGAGGACGCGGGCTGTTCATGGTCGCGCAGGTCGCCCAGCTCTGGGGCACCCGCCACCACGACCGTGGCAAGACCATCTGGGCCGAGCAGCCCTTCCCCGACGGCGACCGTGCCTTCACCACGGACCTGCGGGACTCACCCGTGTGA